Proteins co-encoded in one Tursiops truncatus isolate mTurTru1 chromosome 17, mTurTru1.mat.Y, whole genome shotgun sequence genomic window:
- the PTP4A3 gene encoding protein tyrosine phosphatase type IVA 3, producing MARMNRPAPVEVSYKNMRFLITHNPTNATLSSFIADLKKYGATTVVRVCEVTYDKAPLEKDGITVVDWPFDDGAPPPGRVVEDWLSLLKTKFCDDPGSCVAVHCVAGLGRAPVLVALALIESGMKYEDAIQFIRQKRRGAINSKQLTYLEKYRPKQRLRFKDPHAHKTKCCVM from the exons ATGGCGCGGATGAACCGGCCGGCCCCCGTGGAGGTCAGCTACAAGAACATGCGCTTCCTCATCACGCACAACCCCACCAACGCCACCCTCAGCAGCTTCATCGCG GACCTGAAGAAGTACGGGGCCACCACCGTGGTGCGTGTGTGCGAAGTGACCTACGACAAGGCCCCGCTGGAGAAGGACGGCATCACCGTCGTG GACTGGCCGTTTGACGACGGGGCGCCTCCGCCCGGCAGAGTGGTGGAGGACTGGCTGAGCCTGCTGAAGACCAAGTTCTGTGACGACCCCGGCAGCTGCGTGGCTGTGCACTGCGTGGCCGGCCTGGGACG GGCTCCGGTCCTCGTGGCTCTGGCCCTCATCGAGAGTGGGATGAAGTACGAGGACGCCATCCAGTTCATCCGACA GAAGCGGCGTGGAGCGATCAACAGCAAACAGCTCACCTATCTGGAAAAATACCGGCCCAAGCAGAGACTGCGGTTCAAGGACCCGCACGCGCACAAGACCAAGTGCTGTGTCATGTAG